A genomic stretch from Malus domestica chromosome 15, GDT2T_hap1 includes:
- the LOC103410413 gene encoding uncharacterized protein produces MDHQKMEKEREKQRREEVKQKKEEDGGGGSHSEISRMKPLTYEAYGGGMYGREPDQPAKEKAKPRASDSQSADGPAEATTQPPKHTPPPSTGDRDLDITGQSYIQ; encoded by the coding sequence ATGGATCATCAGAAAATGGAAAAGGAAAGGGAGAAGCAGAGACGGGAGGAGGTTaagcagaagaaggaggaggatggAGGTGGTGGTAGTCATAGTGAAATATCAAGGATGAAGCCATTAACATATGAAGCCTATGGCGGTGGAATGTACGGTAGAGAGCCAGATCAGCctgcaaaagaaaaagcaaaaccaCGGGCCAGTGACAGCCAGAGTGCCGACGGACCAGCTGAAGCCACCACTCAACCCCCCAAGCACACACCCCCACCTTCCACCGGCGACCGAGACCTTGATATCACTGGTCAATCCTATATTCAGTAG